The Saccharomonospora cyanea NA-134 genome includes a region encoding these proteins:
- a CDS encoding alpha/beta hydrolase translates to MVSFRDLRDADPSAFDDLAEAWSRLAEELTATSSDVKTTVGGLDGWHGQAADTARTHFEDVRSSYDTAAEYIERIPRALRNLSDVVTGAQRTVDDVVETVDAYRSFSLDPDTGEVRADSGGLLDWRSDEEKARDRNTAQELTDTVRSVLTAVTEADQVATAALAQALPSAAGLELEAIGEGNVLHPADLPGDDASPQEVRQWWDSLTPMEQESAIYTHGDVIGGLDGIPASDRDRANRVRFAEEHAELTARRDELDELGDDRTEDQDRELDRVKDTLRGLDAIDERLEAEPGDTQPRAYLLDFSTEGNGRGIVALGNPDTADNVVTSVPGTGSNLSGIGGELERSQLILDEANRQSRHSDTAAITWVGYDAPQDLGQATDDDYARNAADDLRDFQEGLRATHTGDGSHNTVVGHSYGSTVVGHSAQGERLDVDNVVFIGSPGVGVDHASELDLPDDAGVYASTAENDIIRGTPTFIHGPQPIGEDFGAEVFTSDPGTEGDWYTGGYSTEAHSEYWNQDSASLRNMATIVVGGQPD, encoded by the coding sequence GTGGTCTCCTTCCGCGACCTGCGTGACGCCGACCCGTCGGCCTTCGACGACCTCGCGGAGGCGTGGTCCCGGCTGGCCGAGGAACTCACCGCCACCTCCAGCGACGTCAAAACCACGGTCGGCGGCCTCGACGGCTGGCACGGCCAGGCCGCCGACACCGCCCGCACGCACTTCGAGGACGTCCGTTCCTCCTACGACACCGCCGCCGAGTACATCGAGAGGATCCCACGGGCACTGCGCAACCTCTCCGACGTGGTCACCGGGGCCCAGCGCACGGTCGACGACGTGGTCGAAACCGTCGACGCCTACCGCTCCTTCTCACTCGACCCCGACACCGGTGAGGTCCGCGCCGACTCCGGCGGCCTGCTCGACTGGCGCAGCGACGAGGAGAAGGCACGCGACCGCAACACCGCACAGGAGCTGACCGACACCGTCCGGTCCGTGTTGACTGCCGTCACCGAGGCAGACCAGGTGGCGACCGCGGCACTCGCGCAGGCACTGCCCTCGGCCGCGGGACTGGAACTCGAAGCCATCGGTGAAGGCAACGTCCTGCATCCCGCCGACCTGCCGGGCGACGACGCGTCGCCGCAGGAGGTCAGACAGTGGTGGGACAGTCTCACCCCGATGGAGCAGGAGTCCGCCATCTACACCCACGGCGACGTGATCGGCGGTCTCGACGGCATCCCCGCCTCCGACCGAGACCGCGCCAACCGCGTCCGCTTCGCCGAGGAACACGCGGAACTCACCGCCAGGCGCGACGAACTCGACGAGCTCGGTGACGACCGCACCGAGGACCAGGACCGCGAACTCGACCGCGTCAAGGACACGCTGCGCGGGCTGGACGCCATCGACGAACGGCTCGAAGCCGAACCCGGCGACACCCAGCCGCGCGCCTACCTGCTCGACTTCTCCACCGAGGGCAACGGTCGCGGCATCGTCGCGCTCGGCAACCCCGACACCGCAGACAACGTCGTCACCTCCGTGCCCGGCACCGGATCCAACCTCTCCGGCATCGGTGGTGAACTCGAACGCAGCCAGCTCATCCTCGACGAGGCGAACCGGCAGTCCCGCCACAGCGACACCGCCGCCATCACCTGGGTCGGCTACGACGCACCGCAGGACCTCGGCCAGGCCACAGACGACGACTACGCCCGGAACGCGGCCGACGACCTGCGCGACTTCCAGGAAGGCCTGCGTGCCACCCACACCGGCGACGGTTCCCACAACACCGTCGTCGGCCACAGCTACGGCTCCACCGTCGTCGGCCACTCGGCGCAGGGCGAACGACTCGACGTCGACAACGTCGTGTTCATCGGAAGTCCCGGCGTGGGCGTCGACCACGCCTCCGAACTCGACCTCCCCGACGACGCCGGTGTCTACGCCAGCACCGCCGAGAACGACATCATCCGCGGCACACCGACGTTCATCCACGGTCCCCAACCCATCGGGGAGGACTTCGGCGCCGAGGTGTTCACCTCCGATCCGGGAACCGAGGGCGACTGGTACACCGGGGGATACTCCACCGAGGCACACTCGGAGTACTGGAACCAGGACTCGGCATCGCTGCGCAACATGGCCACCATCGTCGTCGGCGGGCAGCCCGACTGA
- a CDS encoding winged helix-turn-helix transcriptional regulator — translation MTQATRRVDVSWTDPTCPVARTLDLVGERWSLLIIRDAMDGARSFTDFQHRTGIARNILTDRLRRLVERGILDRQTASSGRRQLYALTDAGRDLFTVIVAMRQWGERHAFAPNEGHSVLVDESGLPLAELRPTDSHGAPANVDTTTVLRRN, via the coding sequence CGACGTGTCCTGGACCGACCCCACCTGCCCGGTCGCGCGCACGCTCGACCTCGTCGGGGAACGGTGGAGCCTGCTGATAATTCGCGACGCGATGGACGGCGCACGATCGTTCACCGACTTCCAGCACCGCACCGGAATCGCGCGCAACATCCTCACCGACCGCCTCCGGCGCTTGGTCGAGCGCGGCATCCTCGACCGACAGACGGCATCCTCAGGACGCCGGCAGCTCTACGCACTCACCGACGCGGGGCGCGACCTCTTCACGGTCATCGTGGCGATGCGTCAGTGGGGCGAACGGCACGCGTTCGCCCCGAACGAGGGTCACTCTGTTCTCGTCGACGAAAGCGGGCTTCCGCTCGCCGAGCTACGCCCCACCGACTCACACGGTGCCCCCGCGAACGTCGATACGACCACTGTCCTGCGGAGGAACTGA